A single window of Arcobacter venerupis DNA harbors:
- the rho gene encoding transcription termination factor Rho has translation MEESKEETKTKTTASKKARTHIPVEGYKIEQLREFPLETLINIANELEVENPQELKRQDLMFTILKSQIDAGGFILFTGILEIKEGGFGFLRAIDGNFSDTSNDSYVSATQIRKFALRTGDIVSGQVRPPNKESEKYNALLKIEAINYLPVKESKNRPLFDNLTPLYSTKRFNFEYESTRMTGRMLDLFAPMGKGQRGLIVAPPKTGKTELLKELAHAIARNHPEVTLMVLLIDERPEEVTDMQRSVRGEVYSSTFDLPAHNHVRVAEIVIEKAKRLVEMKKDVVILLDSITRLARAYNTVTPSSGKVLSGGVDANALHKPKRFFGAARNIEEGGSLTIISTALIETGSKMDEVIFEEFKGTGNSEVVLSRNAANKRVYPALDITKSGTRKEELLLTPDVLQKTWILRNAISQMDEVEALKFLYSKMQKTKNNEDFFNSMNE, from the coding sequence ATGGAAGAGTCTAAAGAAGAAACAAAAACAAAAACCACAGCTTCAAAAAAGGCAAGAACACATATTCCTGTTGAAGGTTATAAAATTGAACAACTAAGGGAATTCCCTTTAGAGACACTTATTAATATAGCAAATGAACTTGAAGTTGAAAATCCACAAGAATTAAAACGACAAGATTTAATGTTTACAATTTTAAAATCACAAATCGATGCAGGTGGTTTTATTTTATTTACTGGTATCTTAGAGATAAAAGAGGGTGGATTTGGATTTTTAAGAGCAATTGATGGGAATTTTTCTGATACATCAAATGACTCTTATGTAAGTGCAACACAAATTAGAAAATTTGCTTTAAGAACTGGTGATATTGTTTCTGGACAAGTTAGACCTCCAAATAAAGAGAGTGAAAAGTACAATGCTTTATTAAAAATTGAAGCAATAAATTATCTACCTGTAAAAGAATCAAAAAACAGACCTCTATTTGATAACTTAACTCCTTTATATTCTACTAAAAGATTTAACTTTGAATATGAATCAACAAGAATGACAGGAAGAATGCTTGATTTATTTGCTCCAATGGGTAAAGGTCAAAGAGGACTTATTGTTGCACCTCCAAAAACTGGTAAAACTGAATTATTAAAAGAGTTAGCTCACGCAATTGCAAGAAATCATCCTGAAGTTACATTAATGGTTTTATTAATTGATGAAAGACCAGAAGAAGTTACTGATATGCAAAGAAGTGTAAGAGGTGAAGTTTATTCTTCTACTTTTGATTTACCTGCACATAACCATGTAAGAGTTGCCGAAATTGTTATTGAAAAAGCAAAAAGACTTGTAGAAATGAAAAAAGATGTAGTTATCTTATTAGATTCTATCACAAGATTGGCAAGAGCATATAATACAGTAACACCATCTTCTGGAAAAGTACTCTCAGGTGGAGTTGATGCAAATGCTTTACATAAACCAAAAAGATTTTTTGGAGCTGCTAGAAATATAGAAGAGGGTGGAAGTTTAACAATTATTTCAACTGCACTTATTGAAACTGGTTCAAAAATGGATGAAGTAATTTTTGAAGAGTTCAAAGGAACTGGAAATAGTGAAGTTGTACTTTCAAGAAACGCAGCAAATAAAAGAGTTTACCCAGCTCTTGATATTACAAAATCTGGAACTAGAAAAGAAGAATTACTTCTTACTCCTGATGTTCTACAAAAAACTTGGATTTTAAGAAATGCAATTTCTCAAATGGATGAAGTTGAAGCACTTAAATTCTTATACTCAAAAATGCAAAAAACTAAAAATAACGAAGATTTTTTTAACTCAATGAATGAATAG
- a CDS encoding MetQ/NlpA family ABC transporter substrate-binding protein codes for MLKNILKFTLASALALGFSACNDSKESKEVKETKVEKKEIVIKVGATPVPHAEILEAVKPILKAKGYDLQIVEFTDYVTPNIAVNEGELDANFFQHLPYLEEFNKNKNTDLVKTVNVHLEPMGLYSHKIKALSELADGATIAVPNDPTNESRALDILAKQGLLSFKDVPFKTIVDIVNNPKNLQIKELDAPQLPRVLDEVDAAIINTNYALPANLNPLTDAIVLESKDSPYANIIVVKRGNENKDSIKALDEAINSEDIRTFIKEKYKGSIVEAF; via the coding sequence ATGTTAAAAAATATTTTAAAGTTTACGCTTGCAAGTGCTTTAGCACTTGGATTTAGTGCTTGTAATGATTCAAAAGAATCAAAAGAAGTTAAAGAAACAAAAGTTGAGAAAAAAGAGATAGTTATAAAAGTTGGAGCAACACCAGTTCCCCATGCGGAAATATTAGAAGCAGTTAAACCTATATTAAAAGCAAAAGGTTATGATTTACAAATCGTAGAATTTACAGATTATGTAACTCCAAATATTGCTGTAAATGAGGGTGAATTAGATGCAAACTTCTTCCAACATTTACCATACTTAGAAGAGTTTAATAAAAACAAAAATACAGATTTAGTAAAAACTGTAAATGTACATTTAGAGCCAATGGGATTATATTCACATAAAATCAAAGCATTAAGTGAACTAGCAGATGGGGCAACAATAGCAGTTCCAAATGACCCAACAAATGAAAGTAGAGCTTTAGATATTTTAGCTAAACAAGGTCTTTTATCATTCAAAGATGTTCCATTTAAAACAATAGTTGATATTGTAAATAATCCAAAAAATCTACAAATTAAAGAGTTAGATGCACCACAATTACCAAGAGTTTTAGATGAAGTTGATGCTGCAATTATTAATACAAACTATGCACTTCCTGCAAATTTAAATCCATTAACAGATGCAATAGTTTTAGAATCAAAAGATTCTCCTTATGCAAATATTATTGTAGTAAAAAGAGGAAATGAAAATAAAGATTCTATAAAAGCATTAGATGAAGCTATTAATTCAGAAGATATTAGAACATTTATCAAAGAAAAATATAAAGGTTCTATAGTAGAAGCTTTTTAA
- a CDS encoding DNA polymerase III subunit gamma/tau, whose product MSQEILEKRVLALKYRPHRFEDLVGQSTVSQTLSLALDSDRLSHAYLFSGLRGSGKTSTARIMAKALLCSNGPTSKPCEVCDNCKSANSNRHLDIIEMDAASNRGIDDIKDLIEHTKYKPSSGRFKVFIIDEVHMLTTQAFNALLKTLEEPPGFVKFILATTDPLKLPATILSRTQHFRFNKIATSDVIHHLSHILNEENINYEKDALEILARTGQGSLRDTLTLLDQAIIFSKGKVNTTSVVDMLGLIDPKLMDNIFSIILNKGDISQIIKDLESYEVSQICDEMAIYLKDKMLSKNTKFDLLLFDRFFRILSDAKHLLAINSDGGFVLILTFMKMIEATNLKTIDDIINQVEKIEVKKETPISKPVEKIVEKVVEAPIEKIEEKVIERVIEKVEEIKSVFVEPETKIEELTPFDEVLVQSDNIMDLGMIDAIEVVDYSTPFDELPTTPIVQKEQIIEKPKDIEIVEHKIEHQVQANIFEEIEIVPIEEVFEGEDDVQNELYEKLTAKVYDRDPDLGECFEKNFIFNGFENKKLYITSYAQDEDRKFLYKHFGIIKTFAQDIFGNDVELDFKKEEPSVLENKNEEKIEKVESEIIHEELSLKKQETQELIQEPNDDTGSMLEEIEMGSGCVADMHKGEITKPSQQELQLNDILNSKMLDKAKELFDIKKITVKARS is encoded by the coding sequence ATGAGTCAAGAAATTTTAGAAAAAAGAGTTTTAGCCTTAAAATATAGACCTCATAGATTTGAAGATTTAGTTGGGCAAAGTACAGTTTCTCAAACTCTTTCATTAGCTTTGGATTCAGATAGATTATCTCATGCATATCTATTTTCAGGGCTTAGAGGAAGTGGAAAAACTTCAACAGCTAGAATTATGGCAAAAGCATTATTATGTTCAAATGGTCCAACTTCAAAACCTTGTGAAGTTTGTGATAACTGCAAAAGTGCAAATTCAAATAGACATCTTGATATTATTGAAATGGATGCTGCATCAAATCGTGGAATTGATGATATAAAAGATTTGATAGAACATACAAAATATAAACCAAGTTCTGGAAGATTTAAAGTATTTATAATCGATGAAGTTCATATGCTTACAACTCAAGCTTTTAATGCACTTTTAAAAACTTTAGAAGAACCACCAGGTTTTGTGAAGTTTATTTTAGCAACTACAGACCCATTAAAATTACCAGCTACTATTTTGAGTAGAACTCAACATTTTAGATTTAACAAAATTGCAACTTCTGATGTAATTCATCATTTATCTCATATTTTAAATGAAGAAAATATTAATTATGAAAAAGATGCTTTGGAAATTCTTGCAAGAACTGGACAAGGAAGTTTAAGAGATACTTTAACTTTACTTGACCAAGCAATAATCTTTTCAAAAGGGAAAGTAAATACAACAAGTGTTGTGGATATGTTAGGTTTAATTGACCCTAAACTTATGGATAATATTTTTTCAATTATTTTAAATAAAGGTGATATAAGTCAAATAATTAAAGATTTAGAAAGTTATGAAGTTTCTCAAATCTGTGATGAAATGGCTATTTATTTAAAAGATAAAATGCTTTCTAAAAATACAAAATTTGATTTACTTTTATTTGATAGATTTTTTAGAATTTTAAGTGATGCAAAACATTTATTGGCAATAAATAGCGATGGTGGTTTTGTTCTAATTTTAACTTTTATGAAAATGATTGAAGCTACAAATTTAAAAACTATTGATGATATTATAAATCAAGTTGAAAAAATAGAAGTAAAAAAAGAAACTCCAATTTCTAAGCCAGTTGAAAAAATAGTAGAAAAAGTTGTTGAGGCTCCTATTGAAAAAATTGAAGAAAAAGTAATTGAAAGAGTTATTGAAAAAGTAGAAGAGATAAAATCAGTTTTTGTTGAACCTGAAACAAAAATAGAAGAACTAACTCCCTTTGATGAAGTTTTAGTTCAAAGTGATAATATTATGGATTTAGGAATGATTGATGCTATTGAAGTTGTTGATTATTCAACTCCTTTTGATGAATTACCTACAACTCCTATTGTTCAAAAAGAGCAAATAATAGAAAAACCAAAAGATATAGAAATTGTTGAACATAAAATCGAACATCAAGTGCAAGCAAATATTTTTGAAGAGATAGAAATCGTTCCTATTGAAGAAGTATTTGAAGGGGAAGATGATGTTCAAAATGAATTATATGAAAAATTAACTGCAAAAGTTTATGATAGAGACCCTGATTTAGGTGAATGTTTTGAAAAGAATTTTATATTTAATGGATTTGAAAATAAAAAGTTATATATAACTTCTTATGCTCAAGATGAAGATAGAAAGTTTTTATATAAACATTTTGGAATAATAAAAACTTTTGCTCAAGATATATTTGGAAATGATGTTGAGTTAGATTTTAAAAAGGAAGAACCCTCCGTACTAGAGAATAAAAACGAAGAAAAGATTGAAAAAGTAGAATCTGAAATTATTCATGAAGAACTCAGTTTAAAAAAACAAGAAACTCAAGAGTTAATTCAAGAGCCAAATGATGATACAGGTTCAATGCTTGAAGAGATAGAAATGGGTTCAGGTTGTGTGGCAGATATGCACAAAGGTGAAATAACTAAACCTTCACAACAAGAGTTACAGTTAAATGATATTTTAAATTCAAAGATGCTTGATAAAGCAAAAGAGTTATTTGATATAAAAAAAATCACTGTAAAAGCTAGAAGTTAA
- the gdhA gene encoding NADP-specific glutamate dehydrogenase produces the protein MSYLEEVFNYLKRTSPAQTEFYQAAEEVLYSLQPLLDKYPKYRKHKIIERIVEPERQIMFRVNWVDDNGEIQVNKGFRIEFNSALGPYKGGLRFHPSVNAGVIKFLGFEQIFKNALTGLQIGGGKGGSDFDPKGKSDNEIMRFCQAFMSELFRHIGANTDVPAGDIGVGAREIGYMFGMYKKLANKYEGVLTGKSLKWGGSLARTEATGYGCVYFAKYMLAARNETLEGKRCVVSGSGNVATYIIEKLYHLGALPITCSDSKGMILDEEGIDLELLKELKEQQRARLSEYVKHRPKAKYIPVEEYPEGRNAVWSVPCYAAFPSATQNELNLEDAKVLLVNGCLCVSEGANMPSTAKAVDLFIEAKIAYGPGKAANAGGVATSQLEMAQNASMLSWTFEEVDAKLDQIMKNIFESASSTAAEFGQPTNLVLGANIAGFKKVADAMIEQGLV, from the coding sequence ATGTCATATTTAGAAGAAGTTTTTAACTATCTTAAACGAACAAGTCCTGCTCAAACAGAATTTTATCAAGCTGCAGAAGAAGTCTTATATTCTTTACAACCCTTATTAGATAAATACCCAAAATATAGAAAACACAAAATCATAGAAAGAATTGTTGAACCCGAAAGACAAATTATGTTTAGAGTTAATTGGGTTGATGATAATGGAGAGATTCAAGTAAACAAAGGATTTAGAATTGAATTTAATTCAGCTTTAGGCCCATATAAAGGTGGATTAAGATTTCATCCAAGTGTGAATGCTGGTGTAATTAAATTTTTAGGATTTGAACAAATATTTAAAAATGCATTAACAGGTTTACAAATTGGTGGTGGAAAAGGCGGAAGTGATTTTGACCCAAAAGGAAAATCAGACAATGAAATAATGAGATTCTGTCAAGCATTTATGAGTGAATTATTTAGACATATTGGGGCAAATACTGATGTACCAGCTGGAGATATTGGAGTTGGAGCTAGAGAAATTGGATATATGTTTGGAATGTACAAAAAACTGGCGAATAAATATGAAGGTGTATTAACAGGAAAATCATTAAAATGGGGTGGTTCATTAGCAAGAACAGAAGCAACAGGATATGGATGTGTTTATTTTGCTAAATATATGTTAGCTGCTCGGAATGAAACATTAGAAGGAAAAAGATGTGTAGTTTCTGGTTCTGGAAATGTTGCTACTTACATAATAGAAAAATTATATCACTTGGGTGCATTACCAATTACATGTAGTGATTCAAAAGGTATGATTCTTGATGAAGAGGGAATAGATTTAGAATTATTAAAAGAGTTAAAAGAACAACAAAGAGCAAGACTTTCTGAATATGTAAAACATAGACCTAAGGCAAAATATATTCCAGTTGAAGAGTATCCTGAAGGTAGAAATGCCGTTTGGTCAGTTCCATGTTATGCTGCATTTCCAAGTGCTACTCAAAATGAATTAAATTTAGAAGATGCAAAAGTACTTTTAGTAAATGGCTGTTTATGTGTAAGTGAAGGAGCAAATATGCCTTCAACTGCAAAAGCAGTTGATTTATTTATTGAAGCTAAAATAGCTTATGGACCGGGAAAAGCTGCAAATGCAGGTGGAGTAGCTACAAGTCAATTAGAAATGGCACAAAATGCTTCTATGCTTTCTTGGACTTTTGAAGAAGTGGATGCAAAACTTGACCAAATTATGAAAAATATTTTTGAATCTGCAAGTTCTACTGCCGCTGAATTTGGACAACCAACAAATTTAGTTTTAGGGGCTAATATTGCTGGATTCAAAAAAGTTGCAGATGCAATGATTGAGCAAGGTTTAGTTTAA
- a CDS encoding hydrolase, whose translation MRINVEDALFCLVDVQDKLYPHVTNKEETEKNLVTLVKGLKVLNIPFIINEQYKKGIGETIPSLNELVQDYPHFEKVTFSCCQNEATMDAINATNKKVVIVAGIETHVCVLQTCIDLLESGFEVVLVTDCCTSRKQKDTDMAITRLVQEGVIPTTYESLLFELTLTAKNPVFKEISSLVK comes from the coding sequence ATGAGAATAAATGTTGAAGATGCACTTTTTTGTTTAGTTGACGTTCAAGATAAGTTATACCCACATGTTACAAATAAAGAAGAAACAGAGAAAAATCTAGTTACTTTAGTAAAAGGTTTAAAAGTTCTTAATATTCCTTTTATTATAAACGAACAATATAAAAAGGGAATTGGAGAAACAATTCCCTCTTTAAATGAGTTAGTTCAAGATTATCCACATTTTGAAAAAGTTACTTTTTCTTGTTGTCAAAATGAAGCAACAATGGATGCAATTAATGCAACAAATAAAAAAGTTGTAATTGTAGCTGGAATTGAAACTCATGTTTGTGTTTTACAAACTTGTATTGATTTACTTGAATCAGGTTTTGAAGTTGTTTTAGTTACAGATTGTTGTACTTCAAGAAAACAAAAAGATACTGATATGGCAATTACAAGATTAGTTCAAGAAGGAGTAATTCCTACAACTTATGAATCTTTACTTTTTGAGTTAACTTTAACTGCAAAAAATCCAGTTTTTAAAGAGATTTCATCTTTAGTAAAATAA
- the hemC gene encoding hydroxymethylbilane synthase, with protein MEKLVIATRRSQLALWQSEYVKAKLQEHYPDMQIELQEFVTKGDKILDVPLAKIGGKGLFTKELEVAMLEGTAHLAVHSLKDVPTQFEDGLQLAAVTKRFDPRDAILSNKYASLEELPQGAIVGTTSLRRRMAIKMLRPDIVLKDLRGNINTRIAKLNAGEYDAIILAATGIQKLQIENEVKFFTPIETDVMIPSMGQATLGIETTNNPEVLEIVKVLNDNDAHIESTIERSFVDTLQGGCQVPIGVKATIIDENSVRVQAIVGMPDGSEYISEDITADINDFEKVGRNLAQLFIDQGAKELLERAEKLAFK; from the coding sequence ATGGAAAAATTAGTAATAGCAACAAGAAGAAGTCAACTTGCTCTTTGGCAAAGCGAATATGTAAAAGCAAAACTTCAAGAACATTATCCAGATATGCAAATTGAACTTCAAGAGTTTGTAACAAAAGGTGATAAAATTTTGGATGTTCCTTTGGCAAAAATTGGTGGGAAAGGACTTTTTACAAAAGAGCTTGAAGTAGCAATGCTTGAAGGAACTGCACATTTAGCAGTTCACTCTTTAAAAGATGTTCCAACACAATTTGAAGATGGTTTACAACTTGCTGCTGTTACAAAAAGATTTGACCCAAGAGATGCTATCTTAAGCAATAAATATGCTTCTTTAGAAGAATTACCACAAGGTGCAATTGTAGGAACAACAAGTTTAAGACGAAGAATGGCTATTAAAATGTTAAGACCAGATATTGTTTTAAAAGATTTAAGAGGAAATATCAATACTAGAATTGCAAAATTAAATGCAGGTGAATATGATGCAATTATACTTGCAGCTACTGGTATTCAAAAACTTCAAATAGAAAATGAAGTTAAATTCTTTACTCCAATTGAAACAGATGTAATGATTCCATCTATGGGACAAGCAACACTTGGAATTGAAACTACAAATAATCCAGAAGTATTAGAAATAGTAAAAGTATTAAATGATAATGATGCACACATAGAGTCAACAATTGAGAGAAGTTTTGTTGATACACTTCAAGGTGGTTGTCAAGTTCCTATTGGTGTAAAAGCAACTATTATTGATGAAAATTCTGTTAGAGTTCAAGCAATTGTTGGAATGCCTGATGGAAGTGAATATATAAGTGAAGATATAACAGCTGATATTAATGATTTTGAAAAAGTTGGTCGAAATTTAGCTCAACTTTTTATTGACCAAGGTGCAAAAGAGTTACTAGAGCGAGCTGAAAAATTAGCTTTTAAATAA
- the murI gene encoding glutamate racemase has product MKVGVFDSGLGGLTVVSSIQKIFKGAELFYIADTAYAPYGEKTPEQILDRCVNITNYLLEKHEIKALIVACNTATSAAIKHLREKFPFLIVIGTEPGIKPAILNTKTSHVGVLATPATLKGDKYQLLVNKLSSIKNVTLYEQACVGLVEQIEKGEINTPKTLEMLEKWLKPMRENSVDTIVLGCTHYPLVDEVIKKVMANDVTLIETGNAIAKRLILLSAHLGHINEGNLEISVCHTGEINKQMIEKILENKNIEVRKCTI; this is encoded by the coding sequence TTGAAAGTAGGTGTATTTGATTCAGGATTGGGAGGATTAACTGTTGTTAGTTCTATTCAAAAAATATTTAAAGGGGCAGAACTTTTTTATATTGCAGATACTGCATATGCTCCTTATGGCGAAAAAACTCCCGAACAAATCTTAGATAGATGTGTTAATATAACTAATTATCTTTTAGAAAAGCACGAAATAAAGGCTTTAATAGTTGCTTGTAATACAGCAACCAGTGCTGCTATAAAACATTTAAGAGAAAAATTTCCTTTTTTAATTGTAATTGGAACAGAACCTGGAATTAAACCTGCAATTTTAAATACAAAAACTTCTCATGTTGGAGTTTTAGCAACACCCGCAACACTAAAAGGTGACAAATATCAACTATTAGTAAATAAGCTATCAAGTATAAAAAATGTGACTCTTTATGAACAAGCTTGTGTTGGATTAGTTGAGCAGATTGAAAAAGGTGAAATAAATACACCAAAAACACTTGAAATGCTAGAAAAATGGTTAAAACCAATGAGAGAAAATAGTGTTGATACAATAGTTTTAGGTTGTACTCATTATCCATTGGTAGATGAAGTTATAAAAAAAGTTATGGCAAATGATGTAACTTTAATAGAAACAGGAAATGCAATAGCAAAAAGATTAATTCTTTTAAGTGCACATTTAGGTCATATAAATGAGGGAAATCTTGAAATAAGTGTTTGCCATACTGGTGAAATAAACAAACAAATGATAGAAAAAATTTTAGAAAATAAAAATATAGAAGTTAGGAAATGTACAATATGA
- a CDS encoding thioredoxin domain-containing protein codes for MNKFSTILSISVLLTSALYASSDEDIISFEQKRIAQNPNVKIKSVKINTKKELPLKGWSGYILDVEANVQGKDINAKDILFSDGKYISLELIDAESGKSLKDLVTPNLTDKYYDKSKIIAGNPNAKNKLVIFSDPLCPFCKDFVPEVIKYVNKNSDSIVLYYYHFPLTGLHPAAEPMSKIIEVAKEKGMKDVELKVYEKDWEPYFTVKSTDEKVILDAFNKEFKTSIKLEEISAKKITDILLKDLAMGEEVMVSGTPTIFVNGEKDSSKLKYETLGKK; via the coding sequence ATGAATAAATTCTCGACAATATTGTCAATTAGTGTTTTATTGACAAGTGCCTTATATGCTTCAAGTGATGAAGATATTATTAGTTTTGAGCAAAAAAGAATAGCACAAAATCCAAATGTAAAAATTAAAAGTGTAAAAATAAATACAAAGAAAGAGTTACCTTTAAAAGGTTGGTCTGGTTATATTTTAGATGTTGAAGCAAATGTTCAAGGAAAAGATATAAATGCAAAAGATATACTTTTTTCTGATGGAAAATATATCTCTTTAGAACTAATAGATGCTGAATCTGGGAAATCTTTAAAAGATTTAGTAACTCCAAATTTAACAGATAAATATTATGATAAATCAAAAATAATTGCAGGAAATCCTAATGCAAAAAATAAATTAGTAATTTTCTCTGATCCTTTATGTCCATTTTGTAAAGATTTTGTACCTGAAGTAATTAAATATGTAAATAAAAATAGTGATAGCATTGTTTTATATTATTATCATTTTCCATTAACAGGACTTCATCCAGCAGCAGAACCAATGTCAAAAATAATTGAAGTTGCAAAAGAAAAAGGTATGAAAGATGTTGAGTTAAAAGTTTATGAAAAAGACTGGGAACCATATTTCACTGTTAAATCTACAGATGAAAAAGTGATATTAGATGCCTTTAATAAAGAGTTTAAAACTAGTATTAAATTAGAAGAAATTTCTGCAAAAAAAATAACTGATATTCTTCTAAAAGACCTTGCAATGGGTGAAGAAGTTATGGTTTCAGGAACACCAACTATATTTGTAAATGGAGAAAAAGATTCTTCAAAACTTAAATATGAAACATTAGGTAAAAAATAA
- a CDS encoding methionine ABC transporter permease, translating into MTDILINALGETIYMSFVSTFFAVMIGFFLAIILTLTSKDGLRENLKVYATLDVVINTLRSFPFIILMIVLFPVTKFLIGKSIGTTAAIIPLTIGAAPFIARLIESAFKEVDFGVIQAAKSFGASDFQIIFKIMLVEALPSIISAITLTLITVIGFSAMAGAVGGGGLGDVAIKYGYYRFQTETMIYTVLILIALVQVVQSLGNYLYKITKK; encoded by the coding sequence ATGACAGATATTTTAATTAATGCACTTGGCGAAACTATTTATATGTCATTTGTATCTACATTTTTTGCTGTTATGATAGGTTTCTTTTTAGCAATTATCTTAACACTTACTTCAAAAGATGGATTAAGAGAAAACCTAAAAGTATATGCTACTCTTGATGTGGTAATTAACACTTTACGGTCTTTCCCTTTTATTATTTTAATGATAGTTTTATTTCCTGTTACAAAATTCTTAATAGGTAAAAGTATTGGAACAACGGCTGCCATTATTCCTCTTACAATTGGAGCTGCACCTTTTATTGCAAGATTAATTGAAAGTGCATTTAAAGAAGTAGATTTTGGTGTAATTCAAGCTGCAAAATCATTTGGAGCAAGTGATTTTCAAATCATATTCAAAATTATGTTAGTTGAAGCCCTTCCCTCTATCATCTCAGCAATTACCTTAACTTTGATTACAGTAATTGGATTTTCAGCAATGGCAGGTGCTGTTGGTGGTGGAGGATTGGGTGATGTTGCCATTAAATATGGTTATTATAGATTCCAAACAGAAACAATGATTTATACAGTATTAATCTTAATTGCATTGGTACAAGTTGTTCAAAGTTTGGGCAATTATTTATACAAAATTACAAAAAAATAA
- a CDS encoding methionine ABC transporter ATP-binding protein produces MINIKNLNKHYGDTKVLNDISIDIKKGEIFAIVGHSGAGKSTLMRCINGLENYTNGSLKVNDKEIKDLQKNELREFRKNVGMIFQHFSLIQRKTVFENIALPMQLWGYKKEEILKKVNDLLILVGLEEKIDSYPNQLSGGQKQRVAIARALTLDPDILLSDEATSALDPNTTTSILNLLKQINEKLNITIILVTHEMEVVKQIAQKALLLDHGNIIGFDTTEELFLKPDVKMKEFLGETEVVPKDGINIKIYFPKDNAFQSFITKMARELDKDFNIVWGKLEEINGHIIGNMVINIEEKDKELVINYIKEHDIVWEIL; encoded by the coding sequence TTGATTAACATTAAAAATTTAAACAAACATTATGGTGATACTAAAGTTTTAAATGATATTTCTATTGACATAAAAAAAGGTGAAATTTTTGCTATTGTTGGACATAGTGGTGCGGGAAAATCCACATTAATGCGTTGTATTAATGGCCTTGAAAATTATACTAATGGCTCACTAAAAGTTAATGATAAAGAGATTAAAGATTTACAAAAAAATGAATTAAGAGAATTTAGAAAAAATGTGGGAATGATATTTCAACACTTTTCTTTGATTCAAAGAAAAACAGTATTTGAAAATATTGCTTTGCCAATGCAATTATGGGGATATAAAAAAGAAGAAATTTTAAAAAAAGTAAATGATTTATTGATTTTAGTTGGTTTAGAAGAGAAAATAGATTCTTATCCAAATCAATTAAGTGGAGGTCAAAAACAAAGGGTTGCAATAGCTAGAGCTTTAACTTTAGATCCAGATATTTTACTTTCAGATGAAGCAACTTCTGCTCTTGATCCAAATACAACTACATCAATTTTAAATCTATTAAAACAGATAAATGAAAAGCTAAATATAACTATTATTTTAGTTACACATGAAATGGAAGTTGTAAAACAAATAGCTCAAAAAGCACTTTTGTTAGATCATGGAAATATTATTGGTTTTGATACAACAGAAGAGTTGTTTTTAAAGCCAGATGTTAAAATGAAAGAATTCTTAGGTGAAACGGAAGTTGTACCAAAAGATGGAATTAATATAAAAATATATTTTCCTAAAGATAATGCTTTTCAATCTTTTATTACCAAAATGGCAAGGGAACTTGATAAGGATTTTAATATTGTATGGGGAAAACTTGAAGAGATAAATGGTCATATTATTGGAAATATGGTTATAAATATTGAAGAAAAAGATAAAGAGTTAGTTATTAATTATATAAAAGAACATGATATTGTTTGGGAGATATTATAA